Within Actinosynnema pretiosum, the genomic segment CCGGGCCTCGCGGGCTGCGCGGCGGCGGCCGACTCGGTGTGGGTGGGGCTGTCGAACAAGAACGGCCTGCTGGTGCTGCCGACCAACCAGGACGGCTCGTTCTCCGGCGAGCCCGCGCCGATGCTGGACGGCGACAGCGGGTTCGGCCGGATCGGCGCGGTGGTCGGGCTGAGCGACCAGGCCGCGCTGGTCGGGACGGTGAACAAGAACCCCGGCGGGACCCCGGTGTCCAGCGACGACCGGGTGGCGGTCGTGGTCAAGCCCGAGGGCGTCGGCGGCGGCAAGGACTGAAGCACTTCCAGAAGCGGGGACCTGACCGCGCAGGAGGAAGAGCGCCTCCCGCGCGGTCACCGCTCCGCTTCACGGAGCGGGCTCGGGTCATCCGGCCCCCAGGCACACGAAGGGTCTTCGCAGCGGGTCCTCGGCGACCGCGCGCGCCAGCGCCAGCGCCGGGCTCTCCCCCGCGAGCAGCTCCCGGTGGAACACCTCCATCGCCAGCGCGGACGGCTCGTCGCCGACCTTGCTGGACGCCGCGATCACCGTCCGCACCCCGCCCGCGAGCAGCGCCCCGGCGAACCCGAGCGGCTCGTCGCCGGGCCGCACCCGGTTGAGCGCCAGCTCGCACGCGGACAGCACGACCTTGGCGGGGAGCTGCCGCACCCGGCCGATCTCGTAGGCGAACACCGCGCCGTCGGTCAGCTCCAGCCGGGAGAACAGCGCGTTCTCCGGCTCGTGCTCGCCGTGCGCGGCGATGTGCGCCAGCCCCTGCCCGCCCAGCGCGGCCAGCACCGCGCCGACCTTGGCCTGCGGCACGTCCAGCACGGTGGGCCGGTCGTGGTAGCCGGCCAGCCTGCCCAGCTCGGTCTGCGCCGCCTGCAGGCCGGGCCCGCGCACCAGCAGCACCCCGTCCGGGTCGTCCTGGCCGCTGCCCAGCGCGGACACCCACGCCGTCGCCGACGGCACCACCGAGGTCGGCCTGCCCGCGCAGGTGGGCAGCACGCCCCACGGCACCGCGTGCAGCGCCCCGGTGGGCACCACGACCAGCTCCCGCCCGCCGAGCATGGCGGCGAGCGGGTGGAGCAGGGTGCGGTCCAGCCGCTCGGCCTCGCGGCGGGCCGACGCGGAGATCACCTCGACCAGCGGCGCGGGCAGGTGGTCGGGGGCCAGCGCGTTCAGGTCGGCGTGCAGCCTGCGCGCGCTCTCCGCCACGGCCCCGGCGGGTCCGAGCCGCACCAGCCGGACCAGGCCGTCGACCAGCACGACGGCGACGAGCTCGTCGTCGGACACCGCGTAGCTGACCAGCGTCCGGTCGCCGAGCGCGGCGGCGACCTCGGCGGCGGTGACCACCGGCCGGGGCGTGCCCCACGGGGCCGCTCCCCAGCCGAGCCGGGTGGCCGCGTGCTTGGCCAGCCGCAGCCGCTCCTCCAGGGCGCCGGTGGACTGCCCGTCGAGGCGGGCGCGCAGCAGCGCGCCGGTGAGCCTGCGGACCTCGGTGACCCGCTCGGTGAGCCCGTCGTCCTCGAGCGTCTCGACCGGGTCGTAGCGGTACAGCTGGGCCTTGGTGCGCTCCAACCAGGTGAACAACCGCTGCGCGCCCTCGGCCGAGCCCGCGCCCGCCAGGGCCAGTCGCACGGCCAGCTCGCCCAGTTCGAGGCCGTGCACGGCGGTGCCGGACATCATCTCCAGCCCGCCGAGCCGATCGCGCATCCGGCCCAGCTCGTCCAGCCCCGCCTTGGCCTGGGCGAG encodes:
- a CDS encoding CHAT domain-containing protein, with translation MREGLALLETGGIAPQDRLEVRARLMSTLAFCLAETGNVERGLTQLAAVEAELGGLSDGGLRDGLAIVVAVNQAALLCRVGRIEEGVARLDVAVERSERVLVDKPDAVEQLVVALTNRGNAHGEAQDYHRAARDLDRAVELADAHDLPMRSAIAKHALGNSLQRAGDTPAALRHYHDAALAFQRLEPGLLLRLRIDQAEALIGVGLADEAGRLLDEVLPELRRQRIGQDVAEAELFRAAAALQDGDLVLAKRMAKAAQRKLLRRGSPAWAGVAGLLALRVDVQRALQAPRRPPEQLVRRAIALSAGLTALRLVEQAALALVLAARLEIRRGAPDRADELLRGVVRSRKFVAIDLRMLLRLCRAELALARGNRRVALAQAKAGLDELGRMRDRLGGLEMMSGTAVHGLELGELAVRLALAGAGSAEGAQRLFTWLERTKAQLYRYDPVETLEDDGLTERVTEVRRLTGALLRARLDGQSTGALEERLRLAKHAATRLGWGAAPWGTPRPVVTAAEVAAALGDRTLVSYAVSDDELVAVVLVDGLVRLVRLGPAGAVAESARRLHADLNALAPDHLPAPLVEVISASARREAERLDRTLLHPLAAMLGGRELVVVPTGALHAVPWGVLPTCAGRPTSVVPSATAWVSALGSGQDDPDGVLLVRGPGLQAAQTELGRLAGYHDRPTVLDVPQAKVGAVLAALGGQGLAHIAAHGEHEPENALFSRLELTDGAVFAYEIGRVRQLPAKVVLSACELALNRVRPGDEPLGFAGALLAGGVRTVIAASSKVGDEPSALAMEVFHRELLAGESPALALARAVAEDPLRRPFVCLGAG